One Candidatus Methanomethylophilaceae archaeon DNA segment encodes these proteins:
- a CDS encoding Lrp/AsnC family transcriptional regulator gives MVADGFDELDRRIIELLSTSSQGSFRQIAKTLDVHPSTLIQRVKNLETKGVIRGYRANIDFMKVGYEYMGIVNVSASDVIAAQEEIAAIPQVVAVFDVTGESDCMAWIACVDREEFSAVVKRINSIGGVTRTNTSVIMDIKKDPFSFVPTVKRNRRVFA, from the coding sequence ATGGTTGCGGACGGATTCGACGAGTTGGACAGGCGCATAATCGAGCTTCTCAGTACCTCCAGCCAAGGCTCGTTCAGGCAGATCGCCAAGACGCTGGATGTCCACCCCTCCACTCTTATCCAGAGGGTAAAAAATCTCGAGACCAAAGGTGTAATCCGCGGATATCGCGCCAACATAGATTTCATGAAGGTCGGGTACGAGTACATGGGAATCGTGAATGTGAGCGCTTCCGACGTGATCGCCGCCCAGGAGGAGATTGCCGCCATCCCTCAGGTGGTGGCTGTGTTCGATGTCACCGGGGAAAGCGATTGCATGGCATGGATCGCATGCGTTGACAGGGAGGAATTCTCCGCCGTGGTCAAGAGGATAAATTCCATCGGAGGCGTGACCCGCACCAACACTTCCGTGATAATGGACATCAAAAAGGATCCCTTCTCCTTCGTCCCAACCGTGAAACGAAATCGAAGGGTTTTTGCCTGA